The following are encoded together in the Elusimicrobiota bacterium genome:
- a CDS encoding alkaline phosphatase family protein translates to MSLKNRRGVVFSAVFLILGLSSGAWAMPRMVVVVSVDQMRADYLDRFAGKYRSGLKRLREEGAVFSQAYHAHTPSETGPGHAVIMTGQFPERTGIVGNEWRDSSGSMTYVVADSLHAIGPEHLLSYTVGDALKAKDGRALVVCLSLKDRAAVLMGGKKADLALWFDKGGKEFTTSSYYALPSWLEAFNRKFAPEISGDFLDTPASDRLLLDLTEEALKRLPLGKDSIPDILAVSFSGTDYVGHRYGPDSPQIENQMLSLDALLGELLDRLKAKVGAGRFDLVLTSDHGVAPVPESPEGKALQGRRVLWKNLEAALELALEWNIPAGKDSSRRWVLGFSYPNLYLNLDLAKKLGLEPSAFLRRAARALRSVDGMAAVYIPGELDPSDPYAEIYRRSFMPGRSGDLMLRVAPGVVLTDRTAGSDHGTPYDYDAHVPLIFWGPDFKSGRFEERALVADLAPTVAELLEVKFPTAQGQSRAESFREEAR, encoded by the coding sequence ATGAGCCTGAAGAATAGGCGAGGAGTCGTTTTTTCGGCCGTTTTCCTTATCCTTGGGCTGTCTTCGGGGGCTTGGGCCATGCCGCGCATGGTCGTGGTGGTGAGCGTGGACCAGATGAGGGCCGATTACCTCGACCGCTTCGCGGGCAAGTACCGAAGCGGACTCAAGCGCCTGCGGGAGGAGGGGGCGGTGTTTTCCCAGGCTTATCACGCCCATACTCCCTCCGAGACGGGGCCGGGGCACGCCGTCATCATGACCGGCCAGTTCCCGGAGCGCACCGGCATCGTGGGCAACGAATGGCGGGACTCAAGCGGCTCCATGACCTATGTGGTCGCAGATTCGCTTCACGCCATCGGGCCGGAGCATCTTCTCTCCTACACCGTGGGCGACGCGCTCAAGGCCAAGGATGGGCGCGCCCTCGTGGTCTGCCTCTCCCTCAAGGACCGAGCCGCCGTGCTCATGGGCGGCAAGAAGGCCGACCTCGCGCTTTGGTTTGACAAAGGCGGGAAGGAATTTACGACATCCTCCTACTACGCGCTGCCATCTTGGCTGGAGGCCTTCAACCGAAAGTTCGCCCCGGAGATCTCCGGAGATTTTCTCGACACTCCGGCCTCCGACCGGCTTCTGCTCGATTTGACCGAGGAGGCCCTGAAGCGCCTGCCCTTGGGAAAGGACTCGATCCCCGACATCCTGGCTGTGAGTTTCTCGGGGACCGATTACGTGGGGCACCGCTACGGCCCTGACAGCCCGCAGATCGAGAATCAAATGCTGTCCTTGGACGCCCTCCTGGGAGAGCTCCTGGACCGGCTCAAGGCCAAGGTCGGGGCCGGCCGTTTCGACCTGGTCCTGACCTCGGACCATGGGGTGGCCCCGGTGCCGGAGAGCCCGGAGGGCAAGGCCCTGCAGGGCCGGCGCGTCCTCTGGAAGAATTTAGAAGCCGCTCTCGAGCTGGCCCTCGAGTGGAATATCCCGGCCGGCAAGGATTCCAGCCGGCGCTGGGTGCTGGGTTTCAGCTATCCCAACCTCTACTTGAACCTGGATCTGGCCAAGAAGCTGGGCCTGGAGCCCTCCGCCTTCCTGCGCCGCGCGGCGAGGGCCTTGCGGTCCGTGGACGGCATGGCCGCGGTCTACATTCCGGGGGAGCTCGACCCGAGCGACCCGTACGCGGAGATCTATCGCCGCAGCTTCATGCCCGGGCGTTCCGGGGATTTGATGCTGAGGGTGGCACCCGGGGTGGTGCTGACCGACCGGACCGCCGGGAGCGATCATGGCACTCCCTACGATTACGACGCGCACGTGCCCCTGATCTTCTGGGGGCCCGATTTCAAGAGCGGGCGCTTCGAGGAGCGGGCGCTCGTGGCGGACTTGGCGCCCACCGTGGCCGAGCTCCTCGAGGTTAAGTTTCCGACGGCCCAGGGCCAATCCCGAGCCGAGTCCTTTCGGGAGGAGGCGAGATGA
- a CDS encoding M1 family metallopeptidase, whose product MRKSFLTVVCAALALATVSVQAKPLYFGDERLLPESGAWAKPERFKSAGPRFRRDREVDILHIKLEIALDFQKQSFEAAVTQRFKALGPGVNRLELDAQGLDIRKVTGARGEKLDFEVLPEKLVVHFPKALAAGEEGSIRIEYAGSPRHMGLHFFKADERYPGQPDMVWSQGEAEENRFWIPLYDYPNERVSTEVVATVPEGFTAVSNGKLLSQGPGPKPGTRAFHWLQERPHVAYLVTLSAARFVPVALSAPEPGKGVPMTVWALPGQEEDAKRTFARTPDMVRYFSELLDAPYPWEKYDQVLVYEFFGGMENTSATNILDRALLDSRASLDHDSDDLISHELAHQWFGDLVTCKDWSHIWLNEGVTSYFQALWKRKDKGADEFAYDLHQKAQRYFGEHGSYQRAVVTERYEIPMDMFDAHTYNKGAWVLHMLRMELGEDLFWKSFKRYLRERQDSVAETEDLRRAVEETTGKSMLQFFNQWLYGPGYPFLLIKEEWDPIGKELKLRVIQKQAKDGMPVFRFKLPLQFDKDGKKVVAEVSKEEESFSWPLGSRPRMIRLDPEQSLLAEYKLEFPEDMLISALREDLSVSGRLRALSALGKLPSPKALAAIGQCLLKDPFWGVAAACAAELGKIGGPKALAALKEGARSKHSKVRAASASALGQFLRQEEALEAVKPLAGKDPSYRVEAAALAALGSLRLPQSRALLEPKLGDGSWDQAIRRAALSGLGRLKEEATLPLLQDWAGPGKPALARSAALGALAEAGEGKEPVRDFLAMVLETEEDRVVRGAAIRALSSLGDPRANVSLSKIATRDPSPEVRRGAEEAIENIRQGKKGRIEELSKQVDGLVEKLDRFEKKLDELQKKAK is encoded by the coding sequence ATGAGGAAGTCTTTTTTGACGGTTGTTTGCGCCGCGTTGGCCTTGGCCACGGTTTCCGTTCAGGCCAAGCCGCTGTACTTCGGTGATGAAAGGCTTCTGCCGGAGTCCGGGGCCTGGGCCAAGCCCGAGCGCTTCAAATCCGCCGGCCCGCGATTTCGCCGCGACCGGGAAGTGGATATCCTCCACATCAAACTCGAGATAGCCCTCGATTTCCAGAAGCAGTCCTTCGAGGCCGCGGTCACCCAGCGCTTCAAGGCTTTGGGGCCCGGAGTCAATCGCCTGGAGTTGGACGCGCAGGGCCTCGATATCCGCAAAGTGACCGGCGCGCGGGGAGAAAAGCTTGATTTCGAGGTCCTGCCGGAAAAGCTCGTGGTTCATTTTCCCAAGGCCTTGGCGGCCGGCGAGGAAGGCAGCATCCGGATCGAGTACGCCGGGTCTCCCCGCCACATGGGGCTCCACTTCTTTAAGGCCGACGAGCGCTATCCCGGCCAGCCGGACATGGTTTGGAGCCAGGGAGAGGCCGAGGAAAACCGCTTTTGGATCCCGCTCTACGATTACCCCAACGAGCGCGTCTCCACCGAGGTCGTCGCCACGGTTCCAGAGGGCTTCACCGCCGTTTCAAACGGCAAGCTTCTTTCCCAAGGCCCGGGCCCCAAGCCCGGCACACGGGCCTTTCACTGGCTGCAGGAGCGCCCGCATGTGGCCTATCTCGTCACTTTGTCCGCGGCGCGCTTCGTTCCCGTGGCCCTGAGCGCTCCGGAGCCGGGGAAGGGCGTTCCCATGACGGTCTGGGCCCTTCCCGGCCAGGAAGAGGACGCCAAGCGCACCTTCGCCAGGACCCCGGACATGGTCCGCTATTTCTCCGAGCTTCTGGACGCTCCCTACCCTTGGGAGAAATACGACCAAGTCCTGGTCTATGAATTTTTCGGCGGCATGGAGAACACCTCGGCCACCAATATCCTTGACCGCGCCCTCTTGGACTCCCGGGCCTCCCTGGACCATGATTCCGACGACTTGATCTCCCATGAATTGGCCCATCAATGGTTCGGGGATCTCGTCACCTGCAAGGACTGGTCGCATATCTGGCTCAACGAGGGCGTCACCTCCTATTTCCAAGCCCTTTGGAAGCGCAAGGACAAAGGGGCCGACGAGTTCGCCTACGACCTGCACCAGAAGGCCCAGAGGTATTTCGGCGAGCACGGCTCCTACCAGCGCGCGGTGGTGACCGAACGCTACGAAATTCCCATGGACATGTTCGACGCCCACACCTACAACAAGGGGGCCTGGGTCCTGCACATGCTGAGGATGGAGCTGGGCGAGGATCTCTTCTGGAAGTCCTTCAAGCGCTACCTGCGCGAACGCCAGGATTCCGTGGCCGAGACCGAGGATCTGCGCCGGGCCGTGGAGGAGACCACGGGAAAATCCATGCTCCAATTCTTCAACCAGTGGCTTTACGGCCCAGGCTACCCATTCCTTCTCATCAAGGAAGAATGGGACCCAATTGGCAAGGAGCTTAAGCTGCGAGTCATCCAGAAGCAGGCCAAGGACGGCATGCCTGTCTTCCGCTTCAAGCTTCCCCTTCAATTCGACAAGGACGGCAAAAAGGTCGTTGCCGAGGTTTCCAAGGAGGAGGAAAGCTTCTCCTGGCCGCTCGGCTCCCGGCCCAGGATGATCCGCCTGGACCCCGAGCAAAGCCTCTTGGCCGAGTATAAGCTCGAGTTTCCAGAGGATATGCTCATCTCCGCCTTGAGGGAGGACCTCTCCGTGTCCGGGCGCCTGAGGGCTCTTTCTGCCTTGGGCAAATTGCCCAGCCCCAAGGCCTTGGCCGCGATCGGCCAGTGCCTGCTCAAGGACCCTTTCTGGGGCGTGGCCGCGGCCTGCGCCGCGGAGCTCGGGAAAATCGGCGGCCCCAAGGCCCTGGCGGCCTTGAAAGAAGGGGCGCGGAGCAAGCATTCCAAGGTTCGCGCGGCCTCGGCCTCAGCCTTGGGCCAATTCTTGAGGCAGGAGGAGGCTTTGGAGGCCGTAAAGCCCCTGGCCGGGAAAGACCCCAGCTACCGGGTCGAGGCGGCCGCGCTCGCGGCTTTGGGCTCCTTGCGCTTGCCTCAGTCCCGGGCCCTGCTCGAGCCCAAGCTTGGGGACGGCTCTTGGGACCAGGCGATCCGCAGGGCGGCGCTTTCCGGCTTGGGGCGGCTCAAGGAGGAGGCGACGCTCCCGCTTTTGCAGGATTGGGCCGGCCCGGGCAAGCCGGCTCTCGCCCGCTCGGCGGCTCTGGGGGCCTTGGCCGAGGCCGGCGAGGGAAAAGAGCCCGTCCGGGACTTCTTGGCCATGGTCTTGGAAACCGAGGAGGATCGCGTCGTCCGCGGAGCCGCGATTCGCGCTCTTTCCTCGTTGGGGGACCCTCGGGCCAACGTTTCCCTGTCAAAAATCGCGACGCGGGATCCTTCCCCGGAGGTCCGCCGCGGGGCCGAGGAGGCCATCGAGAACATCCGCCAAGGAAAGAAGGGCCGGATAGAGGAGCTCTCCAAGCAAGTGGATGGGCTGGTGGAGAAGTTGGACCGTTTCGAGAAGAAGCTTGATGAGCTCCAGAAAAAGGCGAAATAA
- a CDS encoding thiamine diphosphokinase, whose translation MSSRKRRNNRERAGIIFLNSEVPNLGLVRRILPLCSVHLCSDGGLSRALGFGIEPDFVVGDMDSVPRPLPALRRAIFRCDFDESLSDFEKTLRLASELGLRRLYVAGALGGRLDHVLVNRTIAEAWAGEFDMVLVDQGLARLLRPGSYAFKLPRGAIFSLLAAGAASRVSLSGCRYPLKNAVLEPGSRGLSNAAKGPAAVRLRLHDGLMWFIQPLAARI comes from the coding sequence ATGAGCTCCAGAAAAAGGCGAAATAACCGGGAGCGCGCCGGCATAATCTTTCTCAATAGCGAGGTGCCCAACCTTGGGCTTGTGCGGCGGATACTTCCCCTATGCTCCGTGCATCTCTGCAGCGACGGAGGATTATCGCGCGCCCTCGGCTTTGGGATCGAACCTGACTTCGTGGTGGGGGACATGGATTCGGTTCCGAGGCCCTTGCCGGCCCTTAGGCGCGCGATTTTCAGATGCGACTTTGATGAGAGCCTCTCGGACTTCGAGAAGACCTTGCGCCTGGCTTCGGAGCTAGGCCTGCGCCGGCTCTATGTGGCGGGGGCCTTGGGGGGGAGATTGGACCATGTCTTGGTTAACAGGACCATCGCGGAGGCTTGGGCCGGGGAATTCGACATGGTCCTGGTGGATCAGGGCCTGGCCCGGCTATTGCGGCCGGGGAGCTACGCCTTCAAGCTCCCCAGAGGAGCCATTTTTTCTCTTCTCGCGGCTGGCGCCGCGTCTCGAGTCAGCCTTTCAGGCTGCCGCTATCCCCTGAAGAACGCCGTCCTCGAGCCGGGAAGCCGGGGACTCAGCAACGCGGCAAAGGGGCCAGCGGCGGTGCGCCTGCGCCTTCACGACGGGCTCATGTGGTTTATTCAGCCTTTGGCGGCGCGGATATAG
- a CDS encoding C40 family peptidase produces MRNVLPWTALCLALSLGARAQELLPLQVAMGHVRQKAAQCYFAGTPLPDYDHLKSRLGNVPADRQPAVKAELDSLVQAMDQAEYVQQGRAEEDSLELYREMIRAAARQFKKDDPSSESLAEAVYRDRKRKPSARGGEEEKRESAVRKSLLSAILDNNAGKSPDPSQPRLPPSVARQVQEKLDALSRAFETKDPGEIVSAGPGSQFPPENVTQAPPKGLKIKAPEEAVPALAKELAGLKPGDKDPRPHGPIARVKAALLKWNPRLVLGSPDGADWGRYDENLARALALFKATRQITGEGKTIGPKTAAMLAKLESGALASEPKTLGGKILAAAAGFLGLPYDLGGDGLSSMDCALLTQKAVEKVLGWLPESFTRLADDQYWLAEKNKFLALRQGPPHPGDLIYFHDTSGQASIAHKGVTHAAIYIGDGYMLAASSSYGKVVIQRLSDLERLVQGYAYIRAAKG; encoded by the coding sequence ATGAGGAATGTTCTCCCCTGGACGGCGTTATGCCTGGCCTTGAGCCTCGGCGCCCGCGCCCAGGAGCTTCTCCCCCTCCAGGTGGCCATGGGGCACGTGCGCCAGAAGGCCGCGCAGTGCTACTTCGCGGGAACTCCCTTGCCCGACTACGATCACTTAAAGAGCCGGCTGGGGAACGTTCCGGCCGATCGGCAGCCCGCCGTGAAAGCGGAGCTCGACTCCCTGGTCCAGGCCATGGACCAGGCTGAGTACGTCCAGCAGGGCAGGGCCGAGGAGGACAGCCTCGAGCTCTACCGAGAAATGATCCGGGCCGCGGCCCGCCAATTCAAGAAGGACGACCCCTCTTCTGAATCCCTGGCCGAGGCCGTTTACCGGGACAGGAAGCGCAAACCCTCGGCGCGCGGCGGCGAGGAGGAAAAACGCGAGAGCGCTGTCCGCAAATCCCTGTTGTCGGCCATTCTCGACAACAATGCCGGCAAGAGCCCCGACCCCTCCCAGCCCCGCCTCCCGCCGTCCGTCGCCCGGCAGGTGCAGGAAAAACTCGACGCTTTAAGCCGTGCTTTCGAGACCAAGGACCCGGGCGAAATCGTCTCGGCCGGGCCGGGAAGCCAGTTCCCCCCGGAAAACGTCACCCAGGCACCCCCCAAGGGCCTCAAGATCAAGGCTCCCGAGGAGGCCGTGCCTGCCTTGGCCAAGGAATTGGCGGGCCTCAAGCCGGGAGACAAAGACCCCCGGCCGCACGGCCCCATCGCCCGAGTGAAGGCCGCTCTTCTCAAGTGGAACCCGAGGCTCGTGCTCGGATCCCCCGACGGCGCGGATTGGGGCCGCTATGACGAAAATCTCGCCAGGGCTTTGGCTCTGTTCAAGGCCACGCGCCAGATCACGGGCGAAGGAAAAACCATCGGCCCCAAGACGGCGGCAATGCTGGCCAAATTGGAAAGCGGCGCGTTGGCCTCCGAGCCGAAAACTTTGGGAGGCAAAATCCTGGCCGCCGCCGCGGGATTCCTGGGACTGCCCTATGATCTAGGAGGAGACGGGCTCTCTTCCATGGACTGCGCGCTTTTGACCCAAAAAGCCGTGGAAAAAGTCCTCGGCTGGCTTCCCGAGAGCTTCACCCGGTTGGCGGACGACCAATATTGGCTGGCCGAGAAAAATAAATTCCTGGCCTTGCGCCAAGGGCCGCCTCATCCCGGGGACCTGATCTACTTCCATGACACCAGCGGCCAGGCCTCCATCGCCCACAAGGGCGTGACTCACGCCGCGATTTACATCGGCGACGGCTACATGCTCGCGGCCTCCTCGAGCTACGGCAAGGTAGTCATCCAAAGGCTCTCCGACCTCGAGCGCTTGGTCCAGGGATACGCCTATATCCGCGCCGCCAAAGGCTGA
- a CDS encoding DUF309 domain-containing protein — protein sequence MLLFNHGLFFDAHEHLEAFWRKAQGEPKIFLQGLIQIAAAFHKLELDPEALAGARELLEEGLAKLERTGRAPEARAALRPALERLRAGRSPSDVPRLEVIHKNFPGSFCE from the coding sequence GTGCTTCTGTTCAACCACGGGCTGTTCTTCGACGCCCACGAACATCTGGAAGCCTTCTGGCGAAAGGCCCAGGGAGAGCCCAAGATTTTCCTCCAGGGCCTCATCCAGATCGCGGCGGCCTTCCACAAGCTGGAGCTTGACCCCGAAGCCTTGGCGGGAGCCCGCGAGCTTCTCGAGGAGGGCCTGGCCAAACTGGAGAGAACCGGCCGAGCCCCGGAAGCCCGCGCCGCCCTGCGGCCGGCTTTGGAACGGCTCCGCGCCGGACGGAGCCCCTCCGATGTCCCACGCCTCGAAGTTATTCACAAAAATTTCCCGGGAAGTTTTTGTGAATAA
- a CDS encoding MltA domain-containing protein, whose product MKILALVFLLWSEAPPSSAQPAPGPSVSTATAKGGPSLRLLEPEQYPDFADSFSSKNGLIKAARKTMAYLQTYSGPKYIRIGDRDYGAAILADSIQALLDILNTAVSSGEINAQIRQTFDVYQSEGSDGAGKVVFSSYYQPVLAASLKKTGKYSYPLYRRPSDMVEVELGLFDKKYGGDALIGRIEGSGKNKRVLPYFSRGEIDIRKRLAGRGLEIAWLKNKFDGLDLHIQGSGILQFPNGKEMLVKYAATNALPYNSVGLFLVKANVFGREEISHDKLRKYLREHPEVEDWLLAQNPRYTFFELAPLPPDGEPFGTIEQTLVPARSIAVDPAVIPLGALAFFATVSPQADKKGALLGQFANSRFALCMDTGGAIKGPGRVDIYAGHGPQASTTARYQWNEGKLYILVKKVPPRER is encoded by the coding sequence ATGAAAATCCTTGCCCTTGTTTTTCTCCTCTGGAGCGAAGCTCCTCCTTCATCGGCCCAGCCGGCCCCGGGTCCCTCCGTTTCCACGGCCACGGCCAAGGGAGGACCCTCCCTGCGGCTTCTGGAGCCGGAGCAATACCCGGATTTCGCGGATTCCTTCTCCTCCAAGAACGGCCTCATCAAGGCCGCGCGCAAGACCATGGCCTACCTCCAGACCTATTCCGGGCCGAAGTACATCCGCATCGGGGACCGCGACTACGGCGCGGCCATTCTCGCCGACTCGATCCAAGCCCTTCTCGACATCCTCAACACCGCGGTCAGCTCCGGGGAAATCAACGCGCAGATACGGCAGACCTTCGACGTTTACCAATCCGAGGGCTCGGACGGGGCCGGAAAAGTCGTCTTCTCGTCGTATTACCAGCCGGTTCTGGCCGCCAGCCTCAAGAAAACCGGAAAATACTCCTACCCCCTCTACCGCAGACCTTCCGACATGGTGGAAGTCGAGCTCGGCCTCTTCGACAAGAAATACGGCGGGGACGCGCTGATCGGCCGGATCGAGGGCAGCGGCAAGAACAAGCGCGTTCTTCCTTATTTCTCCCGGGGAGAGATAGACATCCGCAAGAGGCTCGCGGGACGGGGGCTGGAAATCGCCTGGCTCAAGAACAAGTTCGACGGCTTGGACCTCCACATCCAGGGCTCCGGGATCCTGCAATTTCCGAACGGCAAGGAAATGCTGGTGAAATACGCGGCCACCAACGCCCTGCCCTACAACAGCGTGGGGCTCTTCCTCGTCAAGGCCAACGTGTTCGGGCGAGAGGAAATCAGCCATGACAAGCTGCGCAAATACCTGCGCGAGCACCCCGAGGTCGAGGATTGGCTCCTGGCCCAGAATCCGCGCTACACTTTCTTCGAGCTGGCACCCCTGCCGCCCGATGGGGAGCCTTTCGGAACCATCGAGCAGACCTTGGTGCCCGCGCGCTCCATCGCCGTGGATCCCGCGGTGATTCCCCTCGGAGCCCTGGCCTTCTTCGCTACGGTTTCTCCCCAGGCAGACAAGAAGGGAGCGCTCCTGGGGCAATTTGCCAACAGCCGTTTCGCCCTCTGCATGGACACGGGCGGAGCCATCAAGGGGCCCGGGCGCGTTGACATCTACGCGGGGCACGGGCCGCAGGCCTCGACCACGGCGCGCTACCAGTGGAACGAGGGCAAGCTCTACATTCTGGTCAAGAAGGTCCCGCCGCGCGAAAGATAA